One Thermogemmata fonticola DNA window includes the following coding sequences:
- a CDS encoding BON domain-containing protein has translation MPRVAALLLLAALFTVLVAARFQASDLERLTAVGSVLQRQIQPLLPETERFRQLAGECWHHWPHRPVDDLRHRLATDARLQGIAVTIVDEDNSIRLRGIVPSEEIRQIIQELATHTLGIEAIVDELAVVAPQAAPSPENLTSH, from the coding sequence ATGCCGCGTGTAGCCGCTTTATTGCTTTTGGCCGCTCTGTTCACCGTCCTGGTGGCCGCTCGTTTCCAGGCCAGTGATTTGGAGCGGCTCACCGCTGTGGGCAGTGTCCTCCAGCGACAGATCCAACCCCTCCTCCCTGAGACGGAACGATTCCGGCAACTCGCCGGTGAGTGCTGGCACCATTGGCCACATCGGCCTGTGGATGATTTGCGGCATCGCTTGGCGACGGATGCCCGATTGCAAGGGATCGCCGTCACCATCGTCGACGAGGACAACTCCATACGCTTACGTGGGATTGTACCTTCCGAAGAAATCCGTCAAATCATCCAAGAACTGGCCACACATACGCTGGGAATTGAAGCCATTGTCGATGAATTAGCCGTCGTCGCCCCTCAGGCGGCTCCATCCCCGGAAAATCTTACCTCGCATTGA